In the Harmonia axyridis chromosome 3, icHarAxyr1.1, whole genome shotgun sequence genome, one interval contains:
- the LOC123677187 gene encoding ubiquitin-conjugating enzyme E2 G1, producing MSEPQSALLLRKQLAELNKNPVEGFSAGLIDDNDIYRWEVLIIGPPDTLYEGGFFKCHLYFPKEYPLRPPKMKFVTEIWHPNIDKNGDVCISILHEPGDDKFGYEKASERWLPVHTVETILISVISMLADPNDESPANVDAAKEWRESYSEFKKKVARCVRKSQEEC from the exons ATGTCAGAACCACAGTCAGCTCTTTTATTAAGAAAACAGCTAGCAG aattgaACAAAAACCCAGTAGAAGGGTTTTCTGCTGGCCTTATAGATGATAATGACATATACCGATGGGAAGTACTCATAATAGGACCCCCTGACACTCTTTA tgaAGGGGGTTTTTTCAAATGCCATTTATATTTTCCTAAAGAATATCCTCTAAGACcgccaaaaatgaaatttgtcacAGAAATATGGCATCCTAATA TTGATAAAAATGGAGATGTATGTATATCTATATTACACGAGCCAGGTGATGACAAATTCGGCTATGAAAAAGCATCAGAGAGGTGGTTGCCTGTTCATACTGTAGAAACTATTTTAATTTCAGTAATTTCAATGTTAGCAGATCCAAATGATGAATCGCCTGCTAATGTCGATGCTGCA AAAGAATGGAGAGAATCATATtcagaatttaagaaaaaagtagCAAGATGTGTTCGAAAATCTCAAGAAGAATGTTAG